A genomic segment from Pseudomonas sessilinigenes encodes:
- the panC gene encoding pantoate--beta-alanine ligase, whose product MNTVKTVRELRAAVARARSEGKRIGFVPTMGNLHSGHAALVAKAAQRVDFVVASIFVNPLQFGAGEDLDKYPRTLAADQEKLLQAGCHLLFAPSVEEMYPDGMAGQTRVSVPQLSDGLCGASRPGHFEGVATVVSKLFNMVQPDLAVFGQKDYQQLAVIRALVHDLNMPIQIIGEPTVRAADGLALSSRNGYLSEEHRAIAPVLYRSLSQIAQAIREGERDYPKLLAEQQRQLEAAGLRQDYLEIRQAQNLRPATFEDRDLVILVAAYLGSTRLIDNLHLNLDAPA is encoded by the coding sequence ATGAACACTGTCAAGACAGTCCGTGAACTACGCGCAGCCGTCGCGCGCGCGCGTAGCGAAGGCAAGCGCATCGGCTTCGTGCCGACCATGGGCAACCTGCATAGCGGCCATGCCGCCCTGGTGGCCAAGGCCGCCCAGCGTGTCGATTTCGTGGTCGCCAGTATCTTCGTCAACCCGTTGCAGTTCGGCGCCGGCGAAGACCTGGACAAGTACCCGCGCACCCTGGCTGCCGACCAGGAGAAACTGCTCCAGGCCGGCTGCCACCTGCTGTTCGCCCCAAGCGTCGAGGAAATGTACCCCGACGGCATGGCCGGGCAGACCCGGGTCAGCGTTCCCCAGCTCTCGGACGGCCTGTGCGGTGCCAGTCGCCCAGGACATTTCGAAGGCGTGGCCACAGTGGTCAGCAAGCTGTTCAACATGGTGCAGCCCGACCTTGCCGTGTTCGGCCAGAAGGACTACCAGCAGCTGGCGGTCATTCGCGCCCTGGTGCATGACCTGAACATGCCGATCCAGATCATCGGTGAGCCGACGGTACGTGCCGCCGACGGCCTGGCACTGTCCTCGCGCAACGGCTACCTGAGCGAAGAACATCGGGCTATCGCTCCGGTGCTGTATCGCAGCCTGAGCCAGATTGCCCAGGCGATCAGGGAGGGTGAGCGCGACTACCCCAAGCTGCTGGCCGAACAGCAACGCCAACTGGAGGCGGCAGGACTGCGCCAGGACTACCTGGAGATCCGCCAGGCCCAGAACCTGCGCCCCGCCACATTCGAAGACCGTGACCTGGTGATCCTGGTCGCGGCCTACCTGGGCTCGACCCGACTGATCGACAACCTGCACCTGAACCTCGACGCGCCAGCCTGA
- the folK gene encoding 2-amino-4-hydroxy-6-hydroxymethyldihydropteridine diphosphokinase produces MERIYIGMGSNLAAPEEQLRSAVEALAQLPQSRLYGVSAFYQSDSLLPGQPRYTNAVAALDSTLPPLTLLDALQAIENQQGRERNERWGPRTLDLDILLFGDRLIDEPRLKVPHYHMQARPFVLYPLAELAPADLQLADGRTLQELLAACPFVGLERLA; encoded by the coding sequence ATGGAGCGGATCTACATCGGCATGGGCAGCAATCTGGCTGCCCCTGAAGAACAACTGCGCAGCGCCGTCGAAGCGCTGGCGCAGTTACCGCAAAGCCGGCTATACGGTGTATCGGCGTTCTACCAGAGCGATTCCCTGTTGCCTGGGCAACCTCGCTATACCAATGCCGTGGCAGCGCTGGACAGCACTCTGCCCCCTCTGACCCTGCTCGATGCCTTGCAAGCCATCGAAAACCAGCAAGGTCGCGAGCGCAATGAACGCTGGGGCCCCCGGACCCTGGACCTGGACATCCTGCTGTTCGGTGATCGACTGATCGATGAGCCGCGCCTGAAAGTCCCCCACTACCATATGCAGGCACGCCCCTTTGTCCTTTATCCCTTGGCCGAGCTGGCTCCTGCCGACCTGCAATTGGCCGATGGCCGAACCTTGCAGGAACTGCTCGCGGCCTGCCCATTTGTCGGCCTGGAGCGTCTGGCCTGA
- the panB gene encoding 3-methyl-2-oxobutanoate hydroxymethyltransferase — translation MPDITLTTLQSLKQKGEKITMLTCYDATFAHTCCEAGVEVLLVGDSLGMVLQGHDSTLPVTNADMAYHVAAVKRGNSGALILADLPFMSYATTEQALHSSAQLMQAGAHMVKIEGAAWLADSVRLLNERGVPVCVHMGLTPQTVNVLGGYKVQGRNESQARQMRADAIALEQAGAAMLLLECVPSELAAEITQAVKIPVIGIGAGSATDGQVLVLHDMLGLSLTGRSPKFVKNFMAGKDSIQAALSAYVQEVKAVTFPGAEHGFSA, via the coding sequence ATGCCAGATATCACGTTGACCACCCTGCAAAGCCTCAAGCAGAAAGGTGAAAAGATCACCATGTTGACCTGCTACGACGCGACCTTCGCCCATACCTGCTGCGAAGCCGGCGTCGAAGTCCTGCTGGTCGGCGACTCCCTGGGTATGGTCCTGCAGGGGCACGACAGCACGCTACCGGTCACCAATGCCGACATGGCCTATCACGTCGCAGCGGTGAAGCGCGGCAACAGCGGGGCACTGATCCTCGCCGACCTGCCTTTCATGTCCTACGCCACCACCGAGCAGGCACTGCACAGCTCGGCCCAGCTGATGCAGGCCGGTGCGCACATGGTCAAGATCGAAGGTGCAGCCTGGCTGGCCGACTCGGTCCGCCTGCTGAACGAACGCGGTGTTCCGGTTTGCGTTCACATGGGGTTGACCCCACAAACGGTGAACGTACTAGGTGGTTATAAAGTACAGGGGCGCAATGAGAGCCAGGCCCGACAAATGCGCGCCGATGCCATCGCCCTGGAACAAGCCGGCGCGGCGATGCTGCTGCTGGAGTGCGTACCCAGCGAGCTGGCAGCGGAAATCACCCAGGCCGTGAAGATCCCGGTCATTGGTATCGGTGCCGGTAGCGCCACCGACGGCCAGGTGCTGGTACTCCACGATATGTTGGGCCTGTCCCTCACCGGCCGCTCGCCCAAATTCGTCAAGAACTTCATGGCAGGCAAGGACAGTATCCAGGCTGCGCTGAGCGCCTATGTGCAAGAAGTCAAAGCCGTTACCTTCCCTGGCGCTGAGCACGGATTCTCCGCATGA